One Nematostella vectensis chromosome 10, jaNemVect1.1, whole genome shotgun sequence genomic window, ttgtattttttattcattgtGACTCTTTATCAGGGAGGAGAAAGCAATAACATAGAAGAATCAACTGTCATGTCACTATTTGCAAGCGGTTATGAAACCAAGGTTTGTATCGCACATTATGATATATTTTCCTTTACCTTTCTGCTAGAGGTTTAATCATTTCCTGAGAGTCCGTTTTTTTTCTCCTACAGCCAGCTTTGTCAGTGCCCATTCACGTAGTGGAACTAACTAACGTCCCACCAGAGCTTAGAATGAACACTGGTTCACCCAGCAAACCTAGTGATACTCGGATTGCAGACACCACAACCACCAAGGTAtgagaatagaaaaagaatagAAGAAAAAtgaagaatagaaaaagcgcgccttcgtttatcccgcgttcccattccggaatggaatgaaggccattccacccattctgctacctgtagcagaatgactcggAATGCCATTTtaaacattctctaccaaccattcccattccagagtaataggaaaaaaaacgcgccctaagCAAGACTATACATCAAATATTTCCCAAAACGCGCCCTAACACTACACATAAAATATTTCCCAAAATGATATAAATATTACAACCAAACCAGACCAACATTGTCACTCTAGTCTTCAAGGCAGGAGTCCAACCATAGTGTGAAGAGCTGTACACTATCTGACTAGTGGGACATATTGTTTTCAGCCATTTCCTGGGTACCAGCCAAGTTGGGTAAAAGTCAAGTATGGCGCTTGGTACCTCAACCCAAAAACATGGAAGGCGCGACCTGATCAGGAGCAGTTACTCGACCCTAAGGAACAACAGGACAAGACCCTGTCTGAAGCAAAGGTCAAGAGCCAGAAGTTGGTGAGTATTACAGTGACACCAAGAATTATAGCAACATCAAAACCTTGCTGACCTCTTGGTTGACCGCGGTATATCATACCCATCACTAAACGTACACAAGATGACATGTAAGACATTGATCAATACAATTAATATtcactttttttccttttttggtATAACAAAGAGCATAGAAAAATAGAAAACTTTAGTTTCATTATTTCTACAACATCAGGAAAAGGGCAAGGAAATGGAAGAAGAATGAACTCTTCATTTCTTCAAAACTCTTTTTGGGCGTAAACTCGAACATGAATGATTAACACATGAATAATAAAGAAACCTTTAAACAAATGATTtacatattattatattattataaaatgttattaataacTAAATACTACAATTCCACAGGACGCGGTCCTTGCAACGATGCACGGAGCCAAACTGCTAAAAGACTTCGTAGACCGCAAAAACACGCGCGTACCTGAGTTTCTAAAAGTAGTGGAGCAACGCAgtcagcagcagcagcaacaaaaCCGAGACCAAGAGCCACTATACAGTAAAACGCCAGACACAATGGAGAGACGGAGGTCGCGGGGAATGACATCCGAGAGGAGCTAACACCCAGCACCCCTTATAGACCACGCCCTGTATAGAGACGATGTCACCCTGCCATacgtttctttaaaaaaagggggtTTGCAAACGTTCCTGTGGTCTTGTAACGATAATCAACTTAATCAAGCATTACGCGAGTTCTAAATAGATATTTGATCAAACGGATAAAAGAACTTATTTGAGCCGCTatttgtatatactgtaatatagtaatgaaaataataaatatttttaatattaaagaaaatttttttcttgCCATCATATTTTGTAAGTGCCAGTTCAAGCGTGATCGTTATCTTAAACTACCTTATTCTTCATTATTTTCGCGCACCTTATATTCGCGAATTTTTTCTCGGCACATTTCGCGATCACGGAGAGTTCATTTGActtttttcgtttttgttttttaaattgacGTTAACCGACCGTTGAGACAAAAGAGCAATATAAATGAAACAttagacatcacacaaattCTACTGTTTGCTGTTTGGAGTTGTGTTCAGACGCCCCTATCCGAATGGCATTTGCCTCAGCAAGGAATAAATGGTAAAACCATCAGGTGGTACTGGTCTCGCACTAAGCCGGTCCCATTGAAGCGACCCAGGTGATGACATTATTTGCATACTAGAAAACCCAAACAAAATCAAGACACAACGCTAAAATCAAATAAGGTCAGTCAAAGATGTGATCGCCTTGAGACAGGATAATGTCGTACACACGTCGTTTTTCGACTGCCTTTCCTCGTGGATGCTTGATACGTTTTTATGCAACACTTGCCGCACCCCAGTCTTATGTTAAACCTTTTGATGCATTACCTGGTCCGAGCCAGTATCTAACGATTCGTTCTTCCTTGAGGGTGCTGTGGCAATCGCGGAAACGACCCTTAGGCAAAGAGCTCCTTAGTCAACAGTTCTCTGATGTTGGTAAATACGGACGGATCTATAAGCGGAAGTTTCCAACAGTTAATATTGTTGACATCGCCGATCCAAGCGCCGCACGAGAAGTGTTGGGCATCGAGACCTTGGGACCTAAATTCGACAGCCCTGTTCTCGAATACTGCAAAGCGAAAGGCAATGCTTGGAAAAGCTCGTTCTTCGCCAACGGTCCAGACTGGGACAAATACCGCGAGTCTATCAAGAGCCAAGTTACGAGACCACGAGAACTCGCCGAGTATATCCCGACATTTAACCAAATAAGCGACGAACTTCTCGAGCGTTTGAATTCTCTTCGTACTCCAAAAGGTAGGAACTATGAGTATGAGGTTGTTAATCTTGAAGAGGAGCTAATAAAGTGGTCGTTCGAGACAGCGACGTACGCCATGTTTAACCAGAGGTTCGGGTACATGGAGAAGAGAGGTCACACGGATGCACAAGTTTTTATTAGTTCACTGCGAGGCTTTTGGGAAGCTTTAATGCCTTTGACACTTTTACCTCCATGGGTCTTTAAACTGTATAAATCCCAGTCATACTGGAAACTCCTTCACAGCTTCGATACTATGTACCGCTGTGGTGATCTTTTTATTGGAAAAAAACTACACGAGTTGAAGCGTCAGGGAAACAGTAAAGCGCGCGACCACTCGGACCTATTCGGCTTACTCTTGGCCAGCGGTGAACTGATAGAAGATGACCTTGTAGCGAGTGTGGTGGAGTTTCTCTTCACTGGCGTTGATGCTGTGTCGAATACGATGCTGTGGGCACTTTACATGATGGGGGAAAACCCAGACAAGCAGTATAAACTACACCACGAGGTCACATCTGTCCTGGGACCAGACGAAGCACTGTCCGATGCCGCCCTCAAACGGATGCCGTACCTTAGGGCGTGGTTGAACGAGACGCTGCGTTTATACCCCGCATTTCCCACCCTTACACGTAAACTACCCCGTGATCTAGGTCTTCTAGGGTACACTGTACCTTCCGGTAGCACTGTCAGGATCTTGTCCTACTTCATGGGCCGAGATGAGACGGTCTTCTCAGATGCGTATCAGTTTAAACCTGAGCGATGGATTCGGAACGATTTCAGCTCCGGCCCTCGAGACATCCTCGAAGTAGCATCGGCGCCTTTCGGTTTAGGCTCGGTAATGTGCGAGGCACGACGCATCGCCGAGCTGGAGTTGAGCCTACTGATCGCTAAGACTGTACAGCGGTTTATTGTGACGTATCCTCATCATGAAAAGATTGAGCCCTGTGCGAGAGGGGTGACGTCACCGGACAGGCCAGTCCGGCTCAAATTGTTGGACAGACCGTGTAAATAAATGTTCATCCGATATTAACAGCCGATATAGGAAAAATATAATGCAAAGAGAATATAAAATATAGAACAGGGGCTCATTCCATTTCGACCATATTCTCTTGCGAAAATGTTTTATAGATTTAGTAAGAAGAGCTTACGGACAAGTGAAACATGAGGATTTACAAAGAGTAATTTGAGAAGTCTATATACTAGGAATTTTTAGTTAAGTAGCGCAATTAGCTGCTTTGTTAGCATAAAAACACTGTCTATTCGCAACAGATCGGTTTTCGCAACACCCTGGGTTTCATAGGTTTTCCGTACCGCCGAAAACCGAAAAGCACAACGATAGAATGCCGAGGGAAGGGCTGGGACGGCCTTTCCGCTCGTCCAATTATCTAGACTTTCTCCCAAAGGGTATTGTCGTGAAActtataaagaaaaatatatttagaaTTTTAAGAAACTGTGACTGATCAATAGGCtttattgtttgttatgtACAGTTTCTCTTTGATTCGTTTTACGAAAATCACTCACAAGCTTGGTCATTTGCAAAGCATAGAAATATTATGGGCTGTATCATGATCACACGCTTAAGTGCTTCGCCTAAGAATAGACAGGTGAACCGGAAGTGGCTTCACTGACCGGAAATATGCGTGCTTGTCTAGTTATGCCATATAAAATGTTTCTTGTCAAAATAAGTAAGCGCCACTTGTGTTTACATCTTATCGTCAGCAAACTCAGACAAAGTGATGGTGTAAAGCTTTGGTGGATACAAGGGAGCTTAAAGCGGAATTCGcactagtttacttccggcgGGCCGAAGAAAATCTCAACCAGCATAAGGGATGGTCGAGCAAATGTGACTTATGAACTCCTGGGGTTTCATTCTCTAAAAAAATTCTCATTATTAAAGAGAGCACTActtattaacaaaaaaaaaaacagcaataGCTTACAAACTGAGAACGAAGAGATACGTAAATCGACGAGATATGTAAATCGACGGTATCTAGCCCGAGGTGCACGATCTATGGACGGCGCCATTCTGGATGGGGCGCAGGCCTGGTTGATTGTTAAAAGTACCATTACAACAAGGTTTAGTCAATCTGGATTGAGATCCGGATTGAGGTCAAGATAACTGGAAAGCTGATCGTCCTCGGGCCACAGAGACGCCTCGAACATTGGGTCCATGGTGGACTCGGCCAGAAGCATGTTGAGTACCTGCTCGTCGGCGTCATTCAGTTCGTAGTTGAGGGCTGACCACGGGGGCTGCTGCTGCTGACTTGTACGCGAAGAAGGGCCCTCAACGCTCGACGCTGCTCAAGGGGAGAAAAAGAGAACATTTACATGGTCAACCCCGATAACCAGAACTAAAATCAATTTCTTAGACCTGCTTCATCCATTTCCCACCGTAGTTCGAACCTTTGATAACTTGGACTCCCTCTAACTTGATGAATTGAATTCTGTTTTCCTTTCAGTTTTAAGAGACACATATTTTCTACAGTCGTTTTATTCTCTTTTCAGTTTGAGTTCTTACACGGTTAAATTATTTCTTTAATTGCCTCATTCTCGATACATTGACCCGCTATAATCATATAGCTGCACATTTTAACCGAAGAACCAGATAAGTAAAGGACTAGCTCCGATTTCCCGTTGATGTTCGAATTATAATAAACATATCAATCagtggctgtcgtttttctagagcgataaaaagGCGAAAAAGGATTaaactcccaaatatggtagaTTGACTGATAAATAATTGATGTCGAAATTTTCTATGACTTTGTTAttcatttcaaaattttcaaaaccCAGACAATATTGCAATAGCTTACCAGAAGCTGACGTGCTCGGTTGGTCGGTGAGAGCAGAACGTAAAGTAAGAGCGGGAGCACCGCTGGACTGTCGACTTCCTAATTGCGGGCGCGCCATGTCACATGACGGGTCACGTGACTCGCCTTCCTGTGCTTTGTCGTGAAGCATGAAAAGTTGCTCTTGTTGCTGTAGCAACAGCACTTGCTTTCGCTGGTCCTGGAACACGAGAATGCAAATGACACACGGTCCAAAATCACGAACCAAAATCATTAGGTTTAGTATAAAGTAAAACGAAAAATGTGAGAGTGAGTCTAGGATATGTCAGTCCTTTTTATTACCACTAACCCTTCTAATCCACAACCAAGCGATAGTCTACCCGGACATCTTTATCGGTAATACGACCGATTTAAAATTCTGTAAAGATCAAGGTGTAAAAACCCAGAACAATAAGGAAAGTCACACCCCAATGAAAACATGAAGTTTTGCCCGCCCCTGTAGAAGTCTAGCGATCCAGTAATGACTACCCAGCGAGATTTCAAGGATTGCCCAAAATGTATCACTGACCTCGTGCATCTGCAGGAGATGCTGCTGCTGAATGAGTAGCGGGCTGTGCATGTACTGCTCCTCCTGCAGCTTGTTCTCCTTAGAGTTCCCGCTTGCTCCTGAATGAGACTGGGACGTGCTGGCCAAAGGCTGCTCGGGTGTCAGAAACATTGCCTCTAGCTCTTGCGAtgaaaaattagaaaaatagTCCTTTTTATCTTTGTGTTTCCCCGAATTGCTGACGGGCCCTTCGGGTGGCTGAAACTGATGTGGCGTCGAGCATGACGCCTG contains:
- the LOC5506823 gene encoding sterol 26-hydroxylase, mitochondrial; its protein translation is MSYTRRFSTAFPRGCLIRFYATLAAPQSYVKPFDALPGPSQYLTIRSSLRVLWQSRKRPLGKELLSQQFSDVGKYGRIYKRKFPTVNIVDIADPSAAREVLGIETLGPKFDSPVLEYCKAKGNAWKSSFFANGPDWDKYRESIKSQVTRPRELAEYIPTFNQISDELLERLNSLRTPKGRNYEYEVVNLEEELIKWSFETATYAMFNQRFGYMEKRGHTDAQVFISSLRGFWEALMPLTLLPPWVFKLYKSQSYWKLLHSFDTMYRCGDLFIGKKLHELKRQGNSKARDHSDLFGLLLASGELIEDDLVASVVEFLFTGVDAVSNTMLWALYMMGENPDKQYKLHHEVTSVLGPDEALSDAALKRMPYLRAWLNETLRLYPAFPTLTRKLPRDLGLLGYTVPSGSTVRILSYFMGRDETVFSDAYQFKPERWIRNDFSSGPRDILEVASAPFGLGSVMCEARRIAELELSLLIAKTVQRFIVTYPHHEKIEPCARGVTSPDRPVRLKLLDRPCK